From the genome of Gracilinanus agilis isolate LMUSP501 chromosome 2, AgileGrace, whole genome shotgun sequence, one region includes:
- the ZCCHC3 gene encoding zinc finger CCHC domain-containing protein 3 yields the protein MPSPELYSPGFGQGHGGEEEKKKREEKRPGAASSVRGKGPQEDAFSGRFILRLRFQGEDNNCPTRDYVVGTLIIKSIGMNPRDIYAVIQIPGSKEFDVSFRSAEKFDFFLRKYQEKKGQDCWENFVLIQLTKPRLKTLFILFRNETVDTGDIVTWLKRHCDVLTTPVKVADRFGVWTGEYKCEIELWQGEEGVDHLPGAFYLGAEKGYSWYKGQPKTCYRCGSKNHMSLTCSQEKCFRCGEQGHSTTFCKKGIVCNLCGQKGHIYANCPSAGHSTGITGN from the exons ATGCCCAGCCCAGAACTGTATTCCCCTGGCTTTGGCCAGGGGCATG gtggagaggaggagaagaagaagagagaagagaagaggcccGGCGCAGCCTCCTCCGTGCGGGGCAAAGGACCGCAGGAGGATGCCTTCAGTGGGAGATTTATCTTGAGGCTCCGATTCCAAGGCGAGGACAACAACTGCCCAACGAGAGACTATGTGGTGGGCACCCTCATCATCAAGTCGATCGGCATGAACCCCAGGGACATCTATGCAGTCATCCAGATCCCCGGCAGTAAGGAGTTTGACGTGAGCTTCCGATCGGCGGAGAAATTCGACTTCTTTCTGAGAAAGTATCAGGAGAAAAAGGGCCAGGACTGCTGGGAGAACTTTGTGCTGATTCAGCTGACCAAGCCGAGGCTCAAAACCCTCTTCATCCTCTTTCGGAACGAAACTGTGGATACGGGAGACATCGTGACGTGGCTGAAGAGACACTGCGACGTGCTGACCACCCCGGTCAAGGTGGCCGATCGCTTCGGGGTCTGGACTGGGGAATACAAGTGTGAAATCGAACTGTGGCAAGGGGAGGAGGGGGTCGACCACCTGCCGGGGGCCTTTTACCTAGGCGCCGAGAAGGGCTACAGCTGGTATAAGGGCCAGCCAAAGACGTGCTATAGATGTGGCTCCAAGAACCATATGAGTTTAACCTGTAGCCAGGAAAAGTGCTTCCGGTGTGGAGAGCAAGGGCATAGCACCACCTTCTGCAAAAAGGGGATCGTCTGTAACCTCTGCGGGCAGAAAGGACACATCTATGCCAACTGCCCCAGTGCAGGCCATTCAACTGGCATCACTGGGAATTGA